Proteins found in one Acidobacteriota bacterium genomic segment:
- a CDS encoding SAM-dependent DNA methyltransferase: MSNHDLHWIANFIWGIADDVLRDLYVRGKYRDVILPMTVLRRLDAVLEDGKQAVLDMKAVLDEHGIIEQKSSLREAAGQAFYNTSPFTLRDLRARASRQQLEADFRAYLDGFSPNVQDILDNFEFRNQIPRLSKADALGTLIERLTSPEINLSPKPVMNADGSVRHPGLDNHAVGSIFEELVRRFNEENNEEAGEHWTPRDAVRLMAKLVFLPVAEEIKSATYLLYDGACGTGGMLTVAEETLRQIGAEHGKDVATHLYGQEINAETYAICKADLLLKGEGEAADNIVGGPEHSTLANDAFPSREFDFMLSNPPYGKSWKTDLERMGGKKDMRDPRFVIEHAGDPEYSLVTRSSDGQMLFLANKLSKMKQDTPLGSRIAEVHNGSSLFTGDAGQGESNIRRWIIENDWLEAIVALPLNMFYNTGIATYVWVLTNRKAAHRRGKVQLIDATKWHRPLRKNLGKKNCELGDDDIARICDTHLAFEETEESKIFDNAAFGYWKVTVERPLRINGADPNRAYTAAEIRELKEHRKRSEDAPAIIRKIHKRGTQADPLRGLCPATIDGRSAVVEYEPDTDLRDTEQIPLQEEGGIEAFLRREVLPYAADAWYRPDNVKVGYEISFTRYFYKPKPMRTLTEIRADIMALEQQNEGLLAEILGYREPVSER; encoded by the coding sequence GTGAGCAATCACGACCTGCACTGGATTGCCAACTTCATCTGGGGCATCGCCGACGACGTGCTGCGCGACCTCTACGTTCGCGGCAAGTACCGCGACGTCATCCTGCCGATGACGGTGCTGCGCCGGTTGGACGCTGTTCTGGAAGACGGCAAACAGGCCGTGCTCGACATGAAGGCCGTGCTCGATGAGCACGGCATCATCGAGCAGAAGTCTTCCCTGCGTGAGGCGGCGGGGCAGGCGTTCTACAACACGTCGCCGTTCACGCTACGGGACCTGCGTGCCCGTGCCAGTCGCCAGCAGCTCGAGGCCGATTTCCGCGCCTACCTCGACGGGTTCTCGCCCAACGTGCAGGACATCCTCGACAACTTCGAGTTCCGTAACCAGATTCCGCGGCTCTCGAAGGCCGACGCCTTGGGCACGTTGATTGAGAGGCTTACCTCACCCGAGATCAACCTCAGTCCGAAACCGGTGATGAACGCCGATGGCTCAGTCCGGCATCCTGGCCTCGACAACCACGCCGTGGGCTCGATCTTCGAGGAGTTGGTCCGCCGCTTCAACGAGGAGAACAACGAGGAAGCCGGCGAGCACTGGACACCGCGCGACGCCGTGCGGCTGATGGCGAAGCTCGTCTTCCTGCCCGTCGCTGAGGAGATCAAGTCCGCCACCTACCTGCTCTACGACGGCGCCTGTGGCACCGGCGGCATGCTTACCGTGGCCGAGGAGACGTTGCGGCAGATCGGGGCCGAGCACGGCAAGGACGTTGCCACGCACCTGTACGGCCAGGAGATCAACGCCGAAACCTATGCCATCTGCAAGGCCGACCTGCTGCTGAAGGGCGAGGGCGAGGCGGCCGACAACATCGTCGGCGGACCGGAGCATTCCACGCTCGCGAACGATGCCTTCCCGTCGCGCGAGTTCGACTTCATGCTCTCGAACCCGCCCTACGGCAAGAGCTGGAAGACTGACCTAGAGCGCATGGGCGGCAAGAAGGACATGCGCGACCCGCGCTTCGTCATCGAGCACGCGGGCGATCCCGAGTACTCCCTGGTCACCCGCTCCAGCGACGGCCAGATGCTCTTCCTCGCCAACAAGCTCTCGAAGATGAAGCAGGACACGCCGCTCGGCAGCCGCATCGCCGAGGTCCACAACGGCAGCTCGCTGTTCACCGGTGACGCCGGCCAGGGCGAGAGCAACATCCGCCGCTGGATCATCGAGAACGACTGGCTAGAGGCAATCGTCGCTCTCCCGCTCAACATGTTCTACAACACCGGTATCGCCACCTACGTCTGGGTGCTCACCAACCGCAAGGCCGCGCACCGCCGGGGCAAGGTGCAGTTGATCGACGCCACGAAGTGGCACCGGCCGCTCCGCAAGAACCTCGGCAAGAAGAACTGCGAACTGGGCGACGACGACATCGCCCGCATCTGTGACACGCACCTCGCCTTCGAAGAGACCGAGGAGAGCAAGATCTTCGACAACGCTGCCTTCGGCTACTGGAAGGTGACGGTGGAGAGGCCCCTGCGCATCAACGGCGCCGATCCGAACCGGGCCTACACGGCGGCCGAGATCAGGGAACTGAAGGAGCACCGCAAGCGGAGCGAGGACGCCCCGGCGATCATCAGGAAGATCCACAAGCGCGGCACACAGGCCGACCCGCTCCGCGGCCTATGCCCGGCTACCATCGACGGTCGGTCCGCGGTCGTGGAGTACGAACCGGACACCGACCTGCGCGACACGGAGCAGATCCCGCTACAGGAGGAAGGCGGCATCGAGGCGTTCCTGCGGCGTGAGGTTCTGCCGTACGCCGCCGACGCCTGGTATCGACCCGACAACGTGAAGGTCGGCTACGAGATCAGCTTCACGCGGTATTTCTACAAGCCGAAGCCAATGCGGACGCTGACCGAGATCCGCGCGGATATCATGGCCCTGGAGCAACAGAACGAGGGGCTGTTGGCAGAGATCCTGGGCTACCGCGAACCGGTCTCGGAGCGATGA
- a CDS encoding type II toxin-antitoxin system HicA family toxin: protein MKLPRDLSGTEVARRLARHYGYRVTRTRGSHMTMTLTTGGDRHQVTVPRHRDVRIGTLDAITADVAAFLGLPKQAVRDTLFG from the coding sequence ATGAAGCTGCCCCGCGACCTCTCGGGCACCGAGGTCGCCCGGCGGCTCGCCCGCCACTACGGTTACCGCGTAACCCGGACTCGGGGCAGCCACATGACAATGACCCTGACGACGGGAGGCGATCGGCATCAGGTGACCGTACCGCGGCACCGGGACGTGCGGATCGGTACGCTAGACGCAATCACTGCCGATGTGGCGGCATTCCTCGGCCTGCCCAAGCAGGCCGTACGCGACACCCTCTTCGGTTGA
- a CDS encoding 2-oxoisovalerate dehydrogenase encodes MTDNPSAESRARPAEIIFEVTEAVEGGYDARALGYSIYTQGENWDDLKEMARDAVRCHFDEDEVPRVIRLHLVREEAIAV; translated from the coding sequence ATGACTGACAATCCATCGGCGGAGTCGCGGGCGCGGCCAGCGGAGATCATCTTCGAGGTCACGGAAGCTGTCGAAGGCGGGTACGATGCCAGGGCGCTCGGCTACAGCATCTACACGCAGGGCGAGAACTGGGACGATCTGAAGGAGATGGCGCGAGACGCCGTGCGCTGTCACTTCGATGAGGACGAGGTGCCGCGCGTAATCCGATTGCATCTCGTTCGGGAGGAGGCCATCGCGGTATGA
- a CDS encoding ThiF family adenylyltransferase → MSLCAVTLLDDHAAQLRQLVLPKHGREGAAYVLFRRVRATDAWESVPLIRYLSREVVPLDSQGILSSSRNHVTTDNDGYVRLLQRAAQTDCAPGFVHGHPSGFDRFSQRDDANEAALTQLAQNRNGEDVHLVSLVFAGDTVPFGRVWTTPDSNTTFDAISTVGQQIRLHARCPDISRAAFHRQELAFGPALTRTLASLRVGVVGCGATGTATVMLLARLGVRRLLLIDNDTVETTNLNRLLAASASDVGEPKIDVTRAMVERMDLGVAVQTYKGWVGDAAVRDRLKSCDVLFGCTDDHDGRALLNRFAYFYLVPVFDMGIRINVAPDRAAVTHADARVTVLIPGARCLLCHGVVNPVQAREDDLLRRDPEEYARRRAEGEAYIRGGGVPNPAVVTFTTGVACMAVDEFVHRLTNYRHSGPIDHRVSKYHLSDERRPGADSGPCPICLDSEYWGLGDTEPFLDRVG, encoded by the coding sequence ATGAGCTTGTGCGCGGTCACTCTACTCGACGACCACGCCGCCCAACTCCGGCAGCTAGTACTACCGAAGCACGGCCGAGAAGGCGCCGCCTACGTGCTTTTTCGCCGCGTCCGCGCGACAGATGCCTGGGAGAGCGTGCCCCTCATCCGATATCTCTCCCGAGAAGTCGTGCCTCTCGATTCTCAAGGCATCCTATCATCTTCGCGGAACCACGTTACTACCGACAACGATGGGTACGTGCGGCTTCTTCAACGCGCCGCCCAAACTGATTGCGCTCCAGGCTTCGTGCACGGTCACCCTAGTGGCTTCGACCGCTTCTCCCAGCGCGACGACGCCAACGAGGCTGCGCTGACGCAACTCGCACAGAATCGCAATGGAGAAGATGTCCATCTTGTTAGCCTTGTCTTCGCTGGCGACACCGTGCCCTTCGGGCGGGTGTGGACGACTCCGGACTCTAACACCACTTTCGACGCGATAAGCACTGTCGGTCAGCAAATCCGCCTCCACGCTCGCTGCCCCGATATTTCCCGCGCTGCGTTCCACCGCCAAGAGCTCGCATTCGGCCCGGCCCTTACCCGAACGCTCGCCTCTCTAAGAGTTGGTGTTGTCGGCTGCGGAGCAACTGGTACGGCCACCGTAATGCTACTCGCGCGACTTGGCGTACGGCGGCTCCTGTTGATTGATAACGACACCGTAGAAACGACCAACCTCAATCGGCTGTTGGCGGCGTCAGCGTCGGATGTAGGCGAACCGAAGATAGACGTTACACGTGCGATGGTTGAGAGAATGGACCTGGGTGTCGCGGTGCAAACCTACAAGGGGTGGGTGGGTGACGCGGCCGTCCGCGACCGCTTGAAGTCGTGCGATGTCTTGTTCGGCTGCACCGACGACCATGACGGGAGGGCGCTACTAAATCGCTTTGCATACTTCTACCTCGTACCCGTCTTTGACATGGGAATCCGCATCAACGTCGCACCAGACCGCGCCGCAGTTACACACGCCGATGCTCGGGTCACAGTACTCATTCCTGGTGCACGGTGCCTATTGTGTCATGGAGTGGTCAACCCGGTACAAGCACGCGAAGACGACCTCCTCCGACGCGATCCAGAAGAATATGCGCGACGCCGAGCCGAAGGCGAAGCCTACATCCGGGGCGGCGGCGTCCCAAACCCTGCCGTCGTCACCTTCACGACCGGTGTTGCCTGCATGGCCGTGGATGAGTTTGTTCACCGCCTCACTAACTACCGCCACAGCGGTCCTATTGACCATAGAGTATCCAAGTATCATCTTTCCGACGAACGGCGTCCGGGAGCGGACTCAGGCCCTTGCCCCATTTGCCTCGACTCTGAGTATTGGGGCCTCGGCGACACGGAACCCTTCCTAGATCGAGTGGGCTAG